In the Candidatus Rickettsiella isopodorum genome, TTTTTGCCATTAATAACTTATGCTCAAATGACTTCGTTCTTGCAATGCGGTTATTTAATTCTTCTGTACTGGCCTGAAGACTAATTTGTATACTATCTAAACCTGCATTTTTTAATCCTATTAAACGACTTTCATTGAGTCCTACCGTCGATGTAATAAGATTAGTATAATAATTTAATGCGTGGGCTTCGCTGACGATAATTGTTAGATCTTTTCGTAACAGCGGTTCACCACCCGATAAACCTAATTGAACAGCGCCCAATTCTCGTGCGTCCCGCAGTATTTGTATCCAACTTTCCGTATCTAATTCTTCTTTACTTTTAATAAATTCGAGTGGATTCGAGCAATAAGGACATTGTAAAGGACAGGCATAGGTGAGTTCCGCCAATAACCAATGCGGTGGCAATAGAGTTTCCTTTGCTTCTTGCTGATTTCCTAACATTTAAACAACTGCTAACCACCCTTTTTGCAGTGCCTCTGTTAAAAAGTGATAAGTATCTTCTGTTAGATCGATTATCGCACCTTGTGTATATTTACTTTGTAACACGGCAATTATGGCTGAAATAGAGCGACCACCGTCACATAATTTTAGGATTTCAGCCGCACTTGTATTTAGCGTTACCATCCCTTCTGGATAAAGCAGCACATAGCACGCTTGGCTTTTTTCCCATTGCAAGCGAAATCCCCCAGCAAGAGCAATATTTGCATCTAAACTTAGTTGATTTTCCATAATGCGTATTATGTATCATCCTTTGAAAATGTGATGGGAGGCTGATCAAGTACATAGGCTAAGTAAAGGTTGTCTGAAATTGCCCAAAGAATTTCTAATTTAAGCGTTAAAATAGCCAATGCTTGTGTTTGTTGTTCTTGTGTTTGAAAATTTTCTAGCGTTAATTGTAAACCTTTCGTGACGTGATGATTTATTTGATCTAATCGACCACGAAAATAAGCCAATGCTTTTAAATCAATCCATGGATAATGTGTTGGCCAATTCGTTAAACGTTGGCGGTGAATTTCTGGCGCAAAAAGCTCCGTCAACGATGAACAAACGCTAGCTTGCCATGTACTGGTACGCGCGAAATGAACATAAGCATCGACTGCAAAGCGTACGCCAGGCAAGACATATTTCATAGACCACAGTAAGTCACTGGTCAGGCCACACGCCTCTCCCAATGCCAACCAGGCTTCAATACCACCTGGATTAATGACATCGCCATCGTGTTCAATGATTCGTTTTACCCATTCTCTGCGTATCTCGCGTATAGGGCAATTAGATAAAATAGCCGCATCTTTTACTGGGATATTTACTTGGTAATAGAAGCGATTAATAATCCACTGTTGAATTTGTTTCCGGGTCAATTGGCCATCATTCATTAACTTATTGAACGGATGATAGATATGATAATATTTTTTAAGGCTTAAAATTTTTTTTTCAAACTCCCTCTGAGACGATAACGCTATGCAGGATTCAGTGTGCATAAAGCAGAGTTCCTAAAGTAAGATATTCATTCCATCATAGGCTATTTCAATGTTCGCATTGTTTAATTGGGCATGTTCAGGAGAGGTTGTATTAAGTATCGGATTCGTATTATTCACATGAATGACTATTTTTCTTGGTTTTTGCAATGCATTCAATTTAGAAAGTAACCCTTCCTCACTGGCTAAGGCACAATGACCCATCTCAGTTGCTAATTTGTTATTTATTCCGCAACGTGACATTTCATCTTCATGCCAAAATGTGCCATCAATTAGGACACAATCTGCATTATTCATGCTTTGAAATAGTCTTTCATCAAACTGCGCAATAGCCGGCGCATAAAAAAAAGTTTTCTGTGTTAGCTGATCTAAAATAATCAAAGCCGTATTCGCACCTTGTTTAAGATTGTGTCTATAAGGCGAATACGGTGGGGACTTTCCCGGCAAATCGATAGGTGTCAATACTAAGTTTTTAAATCCTTGAATCGTAAAAGCGTGAGAAACATTAATACGATTAAAATCAATAACGCAATAATTTTTTAAAATTTTAAACAGTGGAAAATGGTGTGTCAGTTCCTCTTGAACCAGTTCTGTACAATAGATGACTAATTTTTCGGCTTCCCGTAATGAAAGTAATCCAGTCACATGATCAATTTGGCTATCTGTCAAGATGATGGCCTGAATTCCTGTATCACGTAACAGGTTACTTTGTTGCGCTTCGTGAAAATCTTCCAGTTGTTTGCGTATATCAGGCGACGCATTGATGAGAATCCATTTTTTATTGTCCTCGCTGACAGCAATCGAAGACTGTGTACGTGAAACAGCGGCTATCGTTTTTACTCGTAGTCCTTGGCAATTACTGCAATTACAATTCCATTGCGGGAATCCTCCGCCCGCTGCTGATCCTAGAACCTTGAGTAGCATTTTTTATCCATTCCGGATATCATTATGAGTGATATATGTACATGTTTATCTCAAAGCCAAAACGCATCTCAGTATAAACAGGTTTAATCCATTTCATCTCTCATTGGTTCCTTTTGTACTTAAGGAACTCACATTATAGTAGGTGCAGCAGTATCATGCAAAAAGCCTAGAAATTCAGAGGGCATACATGGACTTGATAACTGCCATACTGATTATTTTTTTATGCATTTACTTTAATTTTTAATGAGTCATCCATTATTAACTTCAGGAATTAATAGATAAACTTATATTTACTCTTCATCAGCGTGAAAATCTAATTCCTAGGAATATCCTTCTATTATAGTAAGTACATCGAGCATAAATTTAAACTTATTAAACATTCAATATTTCTCAAACTTTCCGATCCATTTAAAAAAAATTACAATTTTTCTTTAACATTTTCCATTTGAAAAAGTATTACTGACTGCTCTATAGAGCAGCTTTTTCCTTCTACCTGCTCTTATCATTAATTTCTAGGTTAAATGGAACTAAATTTATATTTTAGTTATAAAAATCAAAATAATTAGCTTTTTAAAAAAAATGTATGTACCAAAATTGTATCTGGATAAAATGGAAGAAACAGAAGTTCCTGTAGTTTTCAGTAGGTTATTAAGTTTGCAAGGTATCGCAAGTGTTGATTATTAATTGTTTTTTACTTATACATTCAGGCTTCGAACTTGGGGGTCGGGAGTTCGAGTCCTTCCGGTCGCACCAGTACAATCTTATTTTTTCAATAACTTATCTTACTATTCAAAGGCTTATTTTTCATCTATGTATTACCATGCACCAATTTTGTGCCGACACACGTTCAGCAACCTCTTGAAGCTGTTGACTATTTAGATGTATAAAGTTGCACTGTTTCATAGAGACCAACCACCAAATTTCTGCAATTCATAGAGTGAAGTTCCATGCTGTATGTGCCAAGAAGCCCATGCAGGGCGAGTCATGCCAGTGAAAAATCTTCGATCCTTGAACGTTTTAACGCATGTTTCTTATTACTCAAGTACGAAATGGAAAAATATCAATTTCTAAAGCTGCTGAAATGAAGTTTAAAAGCTAATATATTAACTCAATTTAGGAGAAGACATAGTAGTATCCCATTGATCAATTTTAGAAACCTGACTCTTTATTGCTTCTGAATTCAATGATTTAAAGAGCTGATGAAAAGAATGGGAAACTAAAGTATCACTTTTTCCTGAAGAAATTTTATTTAAAATAGTTTCTGTCAAGGTTTTACCACCTATAATTTCTTCTTGAGGCAAATATTTAATTTTTAGAATCTGTTCCTTCCAGTAGGCTGACAAATCTTGATGCTTTATAAAGTCAGGTTCTTCTTCTTTTAGATTTTTTAATAATAAACGAGAAATAAGCCATTTTGCTAACTCAATATGGTTATGCAGATAGGCTAAATTTAATGGAGTAAGCCCATCAATATCAGTCGCGTTAAGGTTGGCTCCATTTTCTATAAGCAATTTTGCTACCTTAATAAGGCCTTTTTCACATGCCCAATGAAGAGGTGTCCATCTATGATTAGAAATTGTCGCATTAACATTGGCCCCTTTTTTGATCAGTAACTTTGCTGCCTCAATATAACCATTTTTACATACCCAATGGAGCGGTGTTGCTCCATCAGCATTAGCTGCATTAACATTAGCGCCACCTTCTTCTATAAGAAGTTTTATTAGCTCCTCATGGCCTTCTATAGATAGCCGATAGAATAAAGGTGCTTCAAAAAAAGTCGCATTAACATTGGCCCCTTTTTCTATTAAAGGTTTAACACGTTGTAAATCATCCTGCTTAGCAGCTGAATAGAGTTCAAATACTAACGACATGCTATCATCCCAGTAAATTATTATTTAGTTTATTAGATAATATATAATTATTATTAAGCTTTGTTAATTATTCATGTCCTGCGAATACTTTTTTCAGTACGCTATATAAAGGTTTTTATCGATCTTTTTTGTTTGCTGAGTCCTGTCCTCATAATTTTTTTTCAAATCACCAAAATCACTGCATAAATCTATTTTTCTAAAAAATTTAACAGTCTACAATAGAATAAAAAATAACCAACGTAAAAGCGTTTTATGATACTTCCGCATTCTGAAGTTTACAAATTTGATCTATCGTCTAATAGCTCAAAGAATGTATTAAAGCAAAAGTAGTAGCATTACTCCAGAAAAACATCAAAACTATCGTGTGATTAACACGCGCAGCAAGGATATTATCGCACAAATTAGGTAGATACAGCAGTTAAATGGATGGGGGTCATGGTAAAACAAATAATACCTGCTGAAGAAACAAAAATAGTTAGAAATAAAGGTCGCTTATACTAGTGTACTTACTTACGGGTTAGTAATGAAACTTCCTATAGTTGGAGTAAGTTATGCTTAATCCACTCTCTGGTAACAAAAAATAACGGTTTTTTCAGTATCCCATCAATTTAAAATTAAATTGATGGAATACTTTTATTTCGCACACCCTTATTCCTCGTGGGAACATGACTCAATGAAAATATGGATGGGCTAATCAGACAGTATTTAAAAAAAGGCTCTGACTTAAGTCACATTTTAAATAGGTCACCTTACTCATCTCTTTGTGTCACATTAAGCCTGAACTATTCCATATGATGTACATATCCCTTCTCTTCATCAGCGTCTCCTTCAACGAGAATTAAAGAACCCAGGATTGTTGGAAGGCATAGAATGATCCAATGTGAGGGTTGTTGTTGTAATTGAAGCAAGTCATTCATTATTTTTTCTATTCGTTCTTCCATCTTTGCGTTGCTTTGTTCAAACTCGGCCCTATCTTGTGCTCGTGTCGATTCGAATTTAGCTTTATCTTGGGCATGTTGTGCTTCCATTTGTTCTATCGTTTCTTTAGAGTTTTTTAATTCTTCTTTTAATTGCGTATTCTCTATTAAAATTCCACCTTCCTGTTGCTCCCATTCATTAAATAAAGCACTTTGATATTCTCGAGTTGATTGGAGCAACTGTTCAAGCGATTCGAGTAACTTAACATTAAATTGATAGCCTCTAAACCATTGCTTTTTAGCACTTTCTACTTCCGTGTATAATACTTTGATAATTGCTTCAAAATCACTCAGACTACTATGTGTAATAGGATTTTTTTGAGTGCCTGCCTGGGCTGCTTGGATAACTAATCGAAAATCCTTTTCCCAATTTTCTTTTTTTGTTTCTACTCCAATTCGTTTAAATAGTTTTAATAAAAAGGGCAATTGATCCACTTCTAATAAGGTAGTTATAAATTCATCTAAGTGAAGTTTGATCTTTTTTAATCCAGCATCAATTTCGCCATATCTTGTGGATAACCGAGATATAAAGGGAAAAAAAGCGCTTAAATCCTTTTTTACATGATTAAGAATTAATTCTTTATAAATTTGTTCTTCTTTATTCGAGTCCGAAAAAATCTGATATAAATTGAAAATTTAATGGTTTACTCTCTTGGTTTTCTAAAATATGGATATTTTCTAATTTAATTACTTTCCATTGATTTATCTCAAAAAGATTTAATAAGATGTTTTCAATCGCTTCGGCCGCATATTCACACCCTCCTCTTAAGGGAAATTCTCCCTTCTCCATATAATTTAAAATACGAATTTCTTTATCGTCAGAATTGAATTCAAAGTGATTTCTAAGTGATGCAGGGAACTCTTCTTCAGTCAGCGATCCTGATAAAGCAGTCGTTTTAATCTCTTTTGAATCCACTAATTCCTCCCTATAAAAAGGAATCAATTCAACATCATGTAAATAAATTTCATAGGAAGCGCTATCCGAAGGATAGATATGATCGCTTAGCTTTCGCAGCTGTTTTATCGATAATTTGGAATGAAAAAACTTAAATCAGCCTGTTTTTAAGAAAAAATCAAATGCATCTTCAAATACATCGATACCCATTATATTAACTCCTTTTATTAAATTTGTTTTTTCAATTAAGTATAAATTATTGAGAAATAATTTCCTAGATTATAGGAGTTATGTATTTTTCAAGGTTATTCTTAAGTGCGTCTTTCGCTAATGGCGATAAAGTCTTTGCTTTTAAAGGCACATGGAAAAAAAACATATTATAATTTACAGGTATTTTTTGATTATTTTTTTCATCTATAATTTTTTTAATAGCCTCAATATTTTTTTTGGTAAGCGACAAAGAATCATTTTTTAATAAGAATTGAAATACCTTATTTAAGGATTCTTGAAAAGAAATAGAACTTCCAAGGGTAATATTGCAAAAAGGTGATTGTATAAACCATTTTATAGCTTCATATTTAATTTTGTTTGAAAAGAGTATTTCATGTACGCGATTTAGGTAAGGTGCATAAAGTTCATAAAAAAGCTTTGCTTCTTTTCTTAATTCATTATCAAACTCAAAAAATAGCTGGAATTTAGGGATCTGTTGCTCAAAACTTCTCGTTCAGAATAAGAATAGCTTATTGTAGAACTCGCTTCTAAAAATTCATTGAACATTAAATAATTTTCTATTTTTTTTATGAACGCTTTAAAAAATTCTGCATCATTTTCAAGTTCAAATATTTTATAAACTAAATTATTTTTAAGGGAATGGATAGTATCAGTTATAGATTCTGAAAAGAAAGGCTGCGCAAATAATTCCTTTAACTCTTTAAAGCCTTGAAGTAATTCACCTTTTTTAGAGTATTCCATAGAGCATATTATATTATACGTAATTGAAAATTTATCTTTTATATTCATAAATA is a window encoding:
- the pqqD gene encoding pyrroloquinoline quinone biosynthesis peptide chaperone PqqD; the encoded protein is MENQLSLDANIALAGGFRLQWEKSQACYVLLYPEGMVTLNTSAAEILKLCDGGRSISAIIAVLQSKYTQGAIIDLTEDTYHFLTEALQKGWLAVV
- the pqqC gene encoding pyrroloquinoline-quinone synthase PqqC, which translates into the protein MHTESCIALSSQREFEKKILSLKKYYHIYHPFNKLMNDGQLTRKQIQQWIINRFYYQVNIPVKDAAILSNCPIREIRREWVKRIIEHDGDVINPGGIEAWLALGEACGLTSDLLWSMKYVLPGVRFAVDAYVHFARTSTWQASVCSSLTELFAPEIHRQRLTNWPTHYPWIDLKALAYFRGRLDQINHHVTKGLQLTLENFQTQEQQTQALAILTLKLEILWAISDNLYLAYVLDQPPITFSKDDT
- the pqqB gene encoding pyrroloquinoline quinone biosynthesis protein PqqB, which encodes MLLKVLGSAAGGGFPQWNCNCSNCQGLRVKTIAAVSRTQSSIAVSEDNKKWILINASPDIRKQLEDFHEAQQSNLLRDTGIQAIILTDSQIDHVTGLLSLREAEKLVIYCTELVQEELTHHFPLFKILKNYCVIDFNRINVSHAFTIQGFKNLVLTPIDLPGKSPPYSPYRHNLKQGANTALIILDQLTQKTFFYAPAIAQFDERLFQSMNNADCVLIDGTFWHEDEMSRCGINNKLATEMGHCALASEEGLLSKLNALQKPRKIVIHVNNTNPILNTTSPEHAQLNNANIEIAYDGMNILL
- the pqqA gene encoding pyrroloquinoline quinone precursor peptide PqqA, encoding MKWIKPVYTEMRFGFEINMYIYHS
- a CDS encoding ankyrin repeat domain-containing protein — its product is MSLVFELYSAAKQDDLQRVKPLIEKGANVNATFFEAPLFYRLSIEGHEELIKLLIEEGGANVNAANADGATPLHWVCKNGYIEAAKLLIKKGANVNATISNHRWTPLHWACEKGLIKVAKLLIENGANLNATDIDGLTPLNLAYLHNHIELAKWLISRLLLKNLKEEEPDFIKHQDLSAYWKEQILKIKYLPQEEIIGGKTLTETILNKISSGKSDTLVSHSFHQLFKSLNSEAIKSQVSKIDQWDTTMSSPKLS